A window from Megalops cyprinoides isolate fMegCyp1 chromosome 8, fMegCyp1.pri, whole genome shotgun sequence encodes these proteins:
- the LOC118781986 gene encoding protein MTSS 2-like isoform X2, with the protein MCMRHRSIETKLRHFTNALMESLVTPLQDRIEDWKKTANQLDKDHAKEYKRSRHEIKKKSTDTLKLQKKARKELLGRGDLQPQLDSAMQDVTDMCLLMEETEKQAVRRALVEERGRFCTFISFLQPVVKGEIAMLGEITHLQAIIDDLTVLTADPHKLPPASEQVITDLKGSDYSWSYQTPPSSPSGSGSRKSSMCSLPQPPPGGAQRFTMVSSHDSGSQDANFLPKPASPMPSDITSQKSSSSASSEASETCQSISECNSPSTDWLKPGPNDQSLVSTPQRRKEPSERLKEQEVPLCLQGYAGIHTEDFQRLRMIPATVTAKSDEEVSPATSDLAKVLTHRLSMEQQRNSRDSLQSSSGYSTQPTTPSCSKDTIPSQASDYDCYSVNGDAEGEAQTDFDKSSTIPRQSNIAQSYRRMVDGKRPASTAGLPSGMGVQAGLPSGGGESGGGGGGVATIRRTPSTKTGVRRSLSSAGPIPIRPPVVPVKTPMVPGSPGRAGIEESILYADDSLPNMVGCAKASPKRLSLPNSAWEPGMGLDMSMYAYQPAAPRITAEEDQLLAANRHSLVEQIGELVAGAHAMGEGHIPLTSLPNDPQLNPVPKYNPPTTGEEDMLLTIRRGVRLRRAVSNDRSAPRIL; encoded by the exons ATGTGCATGCGACACCGGAGCATTGAGACCAAATTGCGCCACTTCACCAA TGCTCTAATGGAGAGCTTGGTAACTCCACTGCAGGACCGCATTGAGGACTGGAAGAAGACGGCCAACCAGCTTGACAAGGACCATGCCAAAG AGTACAAACGATCTCGGCACGAAATCAAGAAGAAGTCAACTGACACCCTGAAGCTGCAGAAAAAAGCCAGGAAAG AGCTCCTGG GCAGAGGGGACTTGCAGCCGCAGCTGGACAGTGCCATGCAGGATGTGACCGACATGTGCTTGCtgatggaggagacagagaagcaggcaGTTCGCAGGGCTttggtggaggagagggggcgCTTCTGCACCTTCATCAGCTTCTTGCAGCCTGTTGTG aagggAGAGATTGCTATGTTGGGGGAGATCACACATCTTCAAGCTATTATTGATGACCTGACAGTGCTGACCGCTGACCCTCACAAACTTCCCCCTGCCAGTGAGCAG GTAATCACGGACCTGAAGGGCTCAGATTACAGCTGGTCCTACCAgacccccccttcctcccccagtGGGTCTGGCTCCAGGAAAAGCAGCATGTGCAG TCTGCCTCAgccaccaccagggggcgctcaGCGCTTCACCATGGTCTCCTCCCATGATTCAGGCTCACAGGATGCAAATTTCCTCCCCAAACCTGCTTCGCCTATGCCCTCTGACATCACTAGCCAG AAGTCATCAAGTTCGGCTTCCTCTGAGGCATCAGAAACCTGTCAGTCCATTAGTGAGTGCAACTCTCCCAGCACG GACTGGCTCAAACCAGGTCCCAATGATCAGTCACTGGTCAGCACAccacagaggaggaaggagccatcagagagactgaaagaaCAAGAggtgcctctctgtctccaagGGTATGCTGGGATACACACAGAGGATTTTCAGAGGCTCAGGATGATCCCAGCCACCGTCACTGCCAAG TCTGATGAGGAAGTGTCTCCAGCCACCAGTGACCTGGCCAAGGTCCTGACCCACAGACTCAGCATGGAGCAGCAGAGGAACAGCCGAGACTCCCTGCAGAGCTCTAGTGGCTATAGCACCCAGCCCACCACACCATCCTGCTCTAAAGACACCATTCCCTCGCAAG caTCAGATTATGACTGCTACTCTGTGAACGGTGATGCAGAAGGTGAGGCTCAGACAGACTTTGACAAGTCCTCCACCATCCCACGCCAGAGCAACATTGCCCAGAGTTACCGGCGCATGGTTGATGGCAAGAGGCCAGCCAGTACTGCGGGGCTTCCTAGTGGGATGGGAGTACAGGCTGGGCTGCCTAGTGGTGGCGGAGAgagtggtggtggaggagggggcgTGGCAACAATCCGCCGCACCCCCTCCACTAAGACTGGAGTGAGACGCAGTCTGTCCAGTGCAGGTCCCATCCCCATTCGCCCACCTGTGGTGCCAGTGAAGACTCCTATGGTGCCTGGCTCACCTGGGCGGGCGGGCATTGAGGAAAGCATTTTGTATGCAGATGACAGCTTGCCCAACATGGTGGGCTGTGCTAAGGCCTCCCCCAAGCGGCTGAGCCTACCCAACTCAGCATGGGAGCCAGGCATGGGTCTGGACATGAGCATGTATGCTTACCAACCTGCAGCCCCAAGGATCACTGCAGAGGAAGATCAGCTTCTGGCTGCTAACCGCCACAGCCTCGTGGAGCAGATTGGAGAACTGGTGGCCGGTGCCCATGCCATGGGAGAGGGACATATACCCTTGACGTCACTGCCAAACGACCCCCAACTGAACCCAGTGCCCAAGTACAACCCCCCGACCACAGGGGAAGAGGACATGCTATTGACTATCCGGAGAGGGGTACGGCTTCGCAGGGCTGTCTCCAACGACAGGTCGGCACCCAGGATTTTGTGA